cgggcctccacctgacttgcccttctggctccgtgagtcttccggggaAATAGAgccttcgtataaattccgaggtttttcccgaaagttggatttccgcacaaaaacgagacaccggaacggttctgccgaaaacagcgttagtccgtgttagttgcatccaaaatacaaaaattagaggcaaaacaatagcaaaagtgttcgagaaagtagatacgttttggacgtatcaactccccccaagcttagcttattgcttgtcctcaagcaattcagttaacaactgagcgataaaagaactttcacgaacacatttgttcatatgatgtaaatattctcatgctatggctaacacttaggcaattcataagaagatacatgcaaataagatcatccaatagctatgtcaatcatggaaaggtaccaacaattaataataagcatcatgaatcatgtatataagcaggattgcaatgttcataaaagagtatgatagagtggtatctcgcttgcccatatttgatcagcaaaacataaatgctcgggcacctctgaagttcatagaaagactagaaatagtgattgtcaaagataaaagcatcaaagttataccacaatcaatcatattttgagacaagcatattatactaagaatgacgagttgtgctctcaagaaagtgctcaaagaaaggatggagacacaacataaaagtaaaagattgacccttcgcgagagggaagcagggattaacatgcgctagagcttttcatttgtaaagcaggagtaaaattattttgagaggtgtttgttgttgtcaacgaatggtaatgggtacaccaactacctcgccaaccggacttccaagagcggctcccatgaaggatgttatctctaccagtaaggtagatcatccatcttctcttttgtttacacacgtattttagttttattatgggtgacactcccccaacctttgcttacacaagccatggctaaccgaatcctcgggtgccttccatcaatcacataccatggaggagtgtctatttgcggaattaagttgcttatcgatgaatcgagcaaaacatgtgaagagaattattagtgaaagttgattaattggggctgggaaccccattgccaactctttttgcaaaattattggataagcggatgtgccactagtccatatgaaagtccgtcaagagtaaatgacaaggttgaaagttaaacaccacatacttcctcatgagctatgaaacattaacacaaattgagaagcattttgaaggtttaaaggtagcgcatgagaatttacttggaatggtttgaaatgccatgcataggtatttatggtggacactcggaataacttggttttcatgtatttggaagcacgagtagcgttcccgctcggtacaagtgaaggctagcaaaagactagggagcgacaaatcaagagagcgatgacttgtcataatcatgcttgcggcaaaataaattaaccgaggcataagagTGATaccagaactcgaagcaatgtaaatcattgaggcttaattgactcttgttcgagtcatatgcatgcgtgagcatgtgccaagttaattcaaacgaattattcgagaggaggataccacaatatcatacctatctatgaataaaacaatgcaagcaaacatccatgacatgtttctcatattaataaattggagctaaacatgagagatcatgaactactagactttcttaaatgacatatacctcacatgaaccaactaagcatgctcacatggatgagtatatgtacaaaaatgaaaacaaatagagttcataccagcctctcaccacaatcggattgtcgaatatcgtcattattgccttttcacttgtgtagcttggataatatgaaatgaaaaccacgctccagccaccgaagaccattgaactcataaagaactttacaaaccaaagaagaacaacaaatatttttggtgttttcgaatttgagaacaagaataaaaggaagcaagcaaacaaagcaaaatctttttgggttttcttatagcaaactagcaatagcaaataaagcaagaaaaatgcaagaaaccaagataaacaagtggtgaagagaaacaacagaaatatttttggtatttttgtgttttaggaaagaaacaaagcaagaacaagaaaatgaaaactaaaagaacacagaaaaacaagatggcagaaatctgccaaaacttgacagcagtacagaaatcgatttttacaaaaatcttcagttgctcagctcgaaaagtgttcaactaatgaaagttagataacaacttggggaacatgcaaaaaaattggcagctcaaaataacgttctggctgtgcgcacgaatttttctagtaacagtccagaatctgttttcacgcAGCACTTTCCcagatatcatctccctctcattagaaaaccactcaaagaaactaaacaagtatgtacaagtatccagcaaccataatatgcaaagaatgagtgatgtcggtatacctccccccaagcttaggcttttggcctaagtggagatcaaccccatggtgcccatgaagaagcaccctcgtagtacgaagatggatcatattccgggtatgtgctagaagaagcacccggatacgtgacggtgtagtcgtaggagggctcggcgtcctcggagtcatgctgctggtgaaaGTTGTGTATCTTGAGCTGCtcgtccacctcctccttagagcgcgaccatggtttcatgttgatactgaacaaatctggttggggcaaagggacttccctctcttccccgtcagcaaacaacactctatagacaatattatctaacctagagtcagctgtaacaaattgatgactcttcatagcagacaatatcgagcctcataggagcttttttacatcattagggtcaagaggaagctctaaatatgctaaaacgcgtgaagcaataattcctccaaatataggccccttgttagacaagcggcgagcaacaagagcaccaagatgataaggtgtttccccagtgagtgcagcaattaagaaaccaaggtgatagctagatatgttgctagtgttctccctaccaagaatgctagtaccaatgtaataagcaaaatacttaatggcggggagttgaatgtttcttatcttgccacgctgaatggtgcgacaatcatcattggtgatccctcgatagagctctgatacgtctccgacgtatcgataatttcttatgttctatgccatattattgatgatacctacatgttttatgcacactttatgtcatattcgtgcattttctggaactaacctattaacaagatgccgaagtgccagttcctgttttctgctgtttttggtttcagaaatcctagtaacgaaatattctcggaaatcctagggtgacgttgttttgccatcggcagttaaccagcaaaagttgggcacgttactcattatctctTACGTGTTACTGAAGAATACAAGCCTTggtacaaatgtatcggatgacccatgaagaaaaacttcggcagagtaaaacgttcgagtggtacaacttgagtctacgcacggattgcaagcatccgtacctagactcggggggctactcccatcgggagcgctggacgcgcacccgatagaagatgatgatgatgatacaagatggacaagaacaatcgaagagaagaacattaggtggaagcatgctttagtctctacacgaactatcttcggctagacactcgggggctactgacgtgggcattacccttcgggtaatcgacattgccctatcctatacaatctaactggaggcccatgaaggtactcgatggcaaggcgggccacttggatggcgcaacagaagattccttggcggacaagacAAGAAAGGAGCAGAACaaagaaagtttagagctagaactcctgtaaacctagtcgtacccggttggacctcttgagacctggcgccGCTTCCGCTCAGCCCTAGCAGATccgccatgagcagcgccggacgcggccaggctgccgcgcctccacctccaccttcacctcccactccacctcccccggcctcgagctccgacgacgagttcgactccgaagacaagcaccgacctcctccacccggtcgggGACGCCGTGGCCCCGggccgaagcggagaaggaagcacaagAGGAGGccggcgggccacgcggcgttggacgccgagccGGACAGCGcgcggccggcggccgccgcgcggtgaggactccgactcggagatatcttggtcctccgatgaccctgatgcgccgacgccggaggagaaggcggcggagcagcgggcccttgtcgagtctttcgagacgctcaaggacgacgccgccaacgcgaggctggatcagtgcctgcaagaggacgcgacggcacaccgagccatagcggccgcgcgggaggcggcggagaagcaggcgacggatCGACGCAACGatggtgccggcccgtcaggaagcaagtagtctaggcctataaatctactttgtatagtttttatgcatttttatgtactactttcaatgtttttactatgttgcaattcaaaaaatggaTCGCCCCGGTGGAAGCACACccagcggacaaaatatgtccgcgtggcgacgcaaacggacgctcgcgaccatttttgggcgtccgaaaggcgtcgcgccgctggagatgccttagATTAGAAGCATCATTTTTAGAGGAAAGAAAGATACATATATGCCCGGCGCATCCGACTCAGCGTACAGGTATTTGGCATTGCATGTACAGTAGTTATATACTCAGCCCCGTCCTCCTCCGCACCCACTGACTCGCGGGACCAGGACCAGCCCACCAACCGAGTACCACCGCGCCACTGAACGGGCTACTTgtccttaggctggtgccaacgcaccgccccgctcccgccccgccacgtcagcttttggcccactctcaccccactctcaccccactctcaccacacggtgccaatgcatgggctatagtccccactctcacttctctctcctccacatcaccatttcttttccacattatgttatttcactcgatttttttaccgattacataataattaataaaaatacaaattatgtttcttgtttttctaaatAGCCTATATGACAAGTGTGTACTTGTGTTTGTATTTTGAACTGAAAGAGTAATCATTAGTGACCGAAAATCATACTGGTTAGATTACAAACTTTCCAAAGTTTGTTTGAATCAATTTGGTAGcctaaaagaaggaaagaaaataaaataaagcaatttAAAGAATAAaataaggaaagaaaaaaaatagaaactgCCCGGCCAGGTCGTCTCCTACCTCTCGCCTCGCCCGCGTTGCTGTGCCAACGCTCTCGCCCCGCCTCCCGCCCTCTCCGCCtctcccgccgccgtcgcgcggcggcgcgcgggcggtagcgggcgctaccgccgggcgagccggcccggcgccgccggctccagtcccgcccgcctcccgcccctctcccgccccgtcgccgccgctACCGCCTCCGCTACCGCCTGCGCTGGCACCGGCCTTACACTGGCACCGTCGGGCCTTTCTACTCGCTTCCACACCCCCCCAGCTCACACACCGATCGCATCATTCCACGCCGACACGTGGACCCTCATAAAAAAGCCCATTCCACGTGTCCTTCCTTTTACGCTTCTGCGGGCCAGCCACCCGGCCGTAGCCAACCACAGCGCCGCACGTGGTTCACCTGCTATGTGTACCCAGGACGTGTACACGCGCAGGGAGGgcaccaaaccctagcctttTTGCTCCCCCACTGCTCGGCTGCTGCTTCCCCACACCGTCCCGGTACCGTCACCGCCGGGGAACTCCCTCTAACCACCACCTCCGCCgcttccttcctcctcctcctcctcttgcagGGGAGGTCCCTAGATCTCCCTCCTCGCGGCCGCGCGCATGGCGTCCTCCTCCGATGAGCAGCCCAAGCCGCCCGAGCCTCCCGCGGCCGCCGTGGCAGTGCCCGCCGCCGTGCCGCAGTCGCACGCAGAGTGGGCCTCCTCCGTGCAGGCGTTCTACGCCTCCGGGGGGCACCCCTACGCCGCCTGGCCCGCGCAGGTACGAGACGGCCCCAATTTCGGGCGCGGAGGGGAAACGCGGGGTCCTGACTCTGTTTTGCTTTTCAGCACCTCATGGCAGCGGCGGCCTCAGGGGCTCCCTACGGCACGCCGGTGCCCTTCCCCATGTACCACCCGGGGGCCGCCATGGCGTACTACGCGCACGCTTCCATGGCCGCGGCGAGTCTCCCTTTCTGCTTGTTTTCGTGCCCAATTGGGGCGATTTTGCCGGTTTTTTTTTTGGGTGTCTGAAATCGTTGCCTCCTCCGTGCAGGGTGTTCCTTACCCTACTGCTGAAGCTGTCGCCGCGGCCGCGCCTGTTGTGGCGGAAGGGAAGGCCAAGGGCAAGGGCGGTGGCGTGTCACCTGAGAAGGGCAGCTCCGCTGCGCCCTCTGGCGACGACGCGTCCCGGAGGTAccattccccttccccttccccttggcTTCTCTGTTCCTGTATTTCTATTTGGTTTCATTTGGGGTTTAATTATATTTTGCTGTGCAGCTGTGACAGCGGCAGCGACGACTCTTCAGACACCAGAGATTATGACACTGACCACAAGGTACCAGGCAACTTGCTGTGACGCAAGGCACCATTTTAAGTTGCTTTGTTTTCCTGTAATTAGCCTTTTTATTATGACTTTTTTTGTGTTGTTGTTCATATCGCTTCTCTTCAGGATTCGTCTGCGCCTAAGAAGAGGAAATCTGGTAATACTTCAGCGGAAGGTGGGTCATTATAGAATGCTTAACCATGTGGTAGTTCTGCTTGTTTCTTCGGAGAGATTGAATGAATGGTTACATCGGTATTTGCCAGGTGAACAGTCTGAAGCTGCTGCTGTTACATATGCTGCTGCTGCCGACTCAGCCTATCAGTTAAAGGGGAGGTCTGCCTCAAAGCTTCCCGTTTCTGCGCCTGGAAGGGCAGCGCTTCCAAATGCCACGCCCAATCTCAACATAGGGATTGATCTTTGGAGTGCTTCTCAACCCATAACCGGCATCCCAGCGCAGGGCGAAGCAAGTCCTGGGTTGGCGCTTCCCCGAGGCGATGTTGTTGGCCAGCTGGTATGGACTACTCTTGCCAAAGCTTATGCCAACTTGCAGAGAGTGATTTTTTCCATGTGTTTTTCAAATGCTTCAACACTTACCACACATGTTTTTTGTGTCCTACTATAATTTTTCAAATACCATGTTTGTGCCTGACTCTTGGTTGTTCCTTTTTTTAGCAGGATGAGCGTGAAATTAAGCGGGAGAGGCGGAAACAATCTAACAGAGAGTCTGCAAGGAGATCAAGGTTGCGCAAGCAGGTAATATTGGAAACAATACATTCTCACTGCAAGCATGCCAGTTATTTTCCTGGCAGTGCCAGTAAACCTTGTAAACATTTGTATTGCTGTAAAAGAAACTAGGACTTAACTATCACACGTCAGTTTTGGGCCAGAAACTACTGAATCTTGGTTGCCTTAAGTTGACACAGTTGAGCTACCGGATTTGTGCAGCATATTAAATCATGAAAAGTTGCATAGTGTGGTAACTCTTTGGCACGACCATTCATATGCAGGCAGTAGCATGTGCACATGATGGGGGAAATTAGCTTGTTGGATAGGAGATTAGTATGGTAACTTTATCATTCTGAGTGCACAGTATACGCTCTCTCGTCCTGCTGAATGCACATGAACTCAGGTCATTTGCTGTCCTACCACCCTCTGTTAGTGTTTGGCCCCTGGGGCGGGGGTACTTGACTATATTTTTCCACCTGATTTCCTGTGACATCCTTGTGTAGCAACGGGTATTACCGCCATATATGTAGGTTGCCTGATATATACCTATTTTGGTGAAACCGGTTTCTGTTACTAAAATGAGCTGAACACTAAATCCAGAACCAGGCATTTTTTTATGAGTGCAGAAATTCCGAGCGGTATGGCTTACACCCCTATCATTCGCACATGTTTTTGAAATGTTTTATTCAAACCCTGTCGGTATATCCAGTTGTTATAGCCACATGTTCCACCATTTATGCTATATTTTGATCATTAATGTTGTTTTGAGGCTGGTTCAGAGAGTGATTTTGATATTGCGGCCATCATGTATCCAAAGTCACTGTCAGGTGTTGGAGTTTTAGAACTTCAGGATTTCAAGTGGGCCAACATTAGTTCAAGGGTTAAGTGGCCTCCATTCGTTAGTGATAGTTGCCTCATATTTATTACATATGTTTGCATAGAATTTGGTTTATAGGCAGCCAAATGGTCTCCATAGTTCTGCTGTGTCACTCATTTTTAACATGCATGGCTCTGTTTTCAATTACGTGATGCCGTTATTGGGGATATGCTATCTTCTTAGCAAGTGGATACTGCATAAATTCCTTCTGGATGTGGGATATTTTGGGTTTTTTTGAGGCCGGCCGGCTGGAGATTGAAGTGCCATAGGATTTATCATCATATTGTTTGTGGAACACTTTTAATCAGAGCGGTGTAATAATTGAAAggaaaaaggaagcttgtttgGTGGCCAGCCACTTCGACTTATTATTTTGTTTCTTGTGTGTCCTGATACTGAAATATTAACTTGTAGTTTTTCCAATGGATCCATGCTAAAATTGCTGTACATAATCTATTTTCTCTATTTTGCTTGCAGTTCTTGTTCACTTCTGATCTGCTTACTGTTTCTGCTTGATAGTCATAGATACATGTAGTTATATTGCTAAAATCTTGGGAAACATAGCTATGGGTGAGCAATGCTTCCCGTCTAATAAAGCAGGAAATGCTTATTTGTGGCTCTGAAATAGCCTTTTTAAGTTATATGTAAAAAATATCATGATGTGTTAAAAACTGGTGTAGTTATTCGAtctattttttggtttttcttaCACTTTTACGTCGTACTTGTCAAATGTGCCCCTCATTTTTACAGATTGATTACCCTGCTACCCAAGAAGGCGGATGCAGCTGGGTTGAAGGATTACCGCACGATTAGCCTTATCCACATTTTCACCAAAGTGGTGTCCAAGACGCTTGCCTCATGTCTTGCACCGAGATTGGGAGAAAGATCTGGTTAAGGAGAACCAATGTGCTTTTATAAGACATCGATGCATCCATGATAACTTCATGATGGTGCAACAGACGGCTAGATACCTGCACAGGCTCAAGGAGCCTCGGGTGTTGCTCAAGCTGGATATCACGCACGCGTTCGATTCAGTCTCGTGGTCACTTCTCATGGAGGTGCTGCGTAAGGCTGGCTTTGGCCCACGGTTCCGCGAGTGGGTTGCTATCCTCCTGTCCACGGCCAACACGCGCATCACGGCCAACACGCGCATCCTGCTGAATGGGGAGCTGGGTCCCCCCATCTGGCATCGCAAGGGCCTCAGGCAGGGGGACCCCCTCTCGCCCATGTTGTTTGACCTCGTGATCCAGACCCTCAACTGCCTCCTGGCTAAGGCTAGAGAGTTGGGGGTGCTCCGTCAGTTGGCACCTCGGGAGTTGGCGGCGGGCGTCTCGCTCTACACGGATGATGTCGTCCTGTTCTGTCACCCGGATAGGTCGGAGTTGCTCGTCGTGCGCGAGCTCCTCGCTTCCTTCGGGCACGCTTCGGGGATGCACACCAACTTCATGAAGTGCTTGGTGTCCCCCATCGGATGTTGGCTGAGGAagcggcagcggtgatggagTGTCAGCTCGCTCACCTACCGATAAAGTACCTCGGCATACCTCTTTCCCTACGCCGGCTGTCTGCGGCTGCCCTCCAACCCTCCAACCTATGGTGGACCGGATTGCGGACTGCCTCCCCAAGTGGAAGGCGGGGATGTTGGCCAAGGTAGGACGTTTGGCTCTGGTCAAGTCGGTCCTTGCGGTTATACCCCTCCACCAGCTGGTGGTCTTGGGCGTCAATGTGCGGGCACTCAAGAAGGTGGAGAAGATCCTTCGTGGTTTCCTTTTGGTGGGCCGTAAGGAGGCTCATGGGGGCCACTGCCATGTCAACTGACCCCTCGAGCTTGGTGGGCTGGGCATCCCAGATCTTGCTTGGATCCTCCGCGTACGGTGGCTCCGGAGGATGCGTACGGGCCCTGATAGGCCGTGGCATGGGCTAGACATGCAGTTCTCGACAGACGGGCGGAGCGTGTTCGCTGCATCCACCAGGATGGTACTTGGCAGCGGAACGCTCCGCCCTTTTCTGTGAGGACAAATGGTTGGATGGTAAATCCATCGCCGAGATTGCGCCTGAGCTACTTAAGTTGGTTTCGGGGCGCATTCGGAAACAGAGGACGGTTCGGGAGGGCCTCACCGATAGACAGTGGATTGCTGACATGCGCAGGGCTTTCAGCAACCTGGCGCTGTGGCAAGTCTGGCGTTTGACGCGGGGCATTCGATTTGTTGACACTCCTGACAGACTGTTGTGGCGGTGGACCGCAGATTGTGCTTACACGACTGCGGACCGCTGTTGGACAGCAGATTGACTTGCCTGTCGCGGATTTCAACATCCTCCTAGATGCGTCCTCTGCGACTAGGAGATGGAGACAATGGAGCACATCCTAGTTGGATGCCCCTACTCCTGGATCACCTGGCATGAGGTACTATCCTGGATTCGCTTGCCGGCGGCCATTCCGGCTGATGGGGTTTTGTTCGTTGATTGGTGGGATACAACCGTCCGAGcttccccaaaggcggcacggaaGGGCATATCCTCGGCGATCATGCTCAGGCTTGGTGGCTATGGAAGCGGCGGAATGCTATCATCTTCGACGGCGCGTGACCCGACCTTCTCGGCTTGCTTGACACGATAATGGCGGATGCCAAATCGTGGGTGACAGCGGGGGCTTCGGGGCTTGCGGCACTGCTCCCCACTGTGTAGTGTGTAGTGTGTCGCATTGTACTCGGGTGTGGCCTCTCTAGGCTTTTATCAAActctctatcaatgcatcgaaacgcaagcttTTGCGTTTTCTCGGAAAAAAAATGCCCCTCATTGGCAACAGCCCCAATTCACCCATTTCTCTGCTAGCTTTGTTGTTTAGCCAACCATGTCAACACACTTTATGTTGATTACACACTTGTATGTCAC
The nucleotide sequence above comes from Lolium rigidum isolate FL_2022 unplaced genomic scaffold, APGP_CSIRO_Lrig_0.1 contig_13732_1, whole genome shotgun sequence. Encoded proteins:
- the LOC124680364 gene encoding DNA-binding protein EMBP-1-like isoform X1 — translated: MASSSDEQPKPPEPPAAAVAVPAAVPQSHAEWASSVQAFYASGGHPYAAWPAQHLMAAAASGAPYGTPVPFPMYHPGAAMAYYAHASMAAGVPYPTAEAVAAAAPVVAEGKAKGKGGGVSPEKGSSAAPSGDDASRSCDSGSDDSSDTRDYDTDHKDSSAPKKRKSGNTSAEGEQSEAAAVTYAAAADSAYQLKGRSASKLPVSAPGRAALPNATPNLNIGIDLWSASQPITGIPAQGEASPGLALPRGDVVGQLQDEREIKRERRKQSNRESARRSRLRKQQECEELSKKVAELTTENNALRTELNQLKKACEDMEAQNTRLMSQEPTTVTTTLGMSIEAPKAHQHDDECKLHKKANNNSNGKYVGGSRKPEANPR
- the LOC124680364 gene encoding DNA-binding protein EMBP-1-like isoform X2, translated to MASSSDEQPKPPEPPAAAVAVPAAVPQSHAEWASSVQAFYASGGHPYAAWPAQHLMAAAASGAPYGTPVPFPMYHPGAAMAYYAHASMAAGVPYPTAEAVAAAAPVVAEGKAKGKGGGVSPEKGSSAAPSGDDASRSCDSGSDDSSDTRDYDTDHKDSSAPKKRKSGNTSAEGEQSEAAAVTYAAAADSAYQLKGRSASKLPVSAPGRAALPNATPNLNIGIDLWSASQPITGIPAQGEASPGLALPRGDVVGQLDEREIKRERRKQSNRESARRSRLRKQQECEELSKKVAELTTENNALRTELNQLKKACEDMEAQNTRLMSQEPTTVTTTLGMSIEAPKAHQHDDECKLHKKANNNSNGKYVGGSRKPEANPR
- the LOC124680364 gene encoding DNA-binding protein EMBP-1-like isoform X3 produces the protein MASSSDEQPKPPEPPAAAVAVPAAVPQSHAEWASSVQAFYASGGHPYAAWPAQHLMAAAASGAPYGTPVPFPMYHPGAAMAYYAHASMAAGVPYPTAEAVAAAAPVVAEGKAKGKGGGVSPEKGSSAAPSGDDASRSCDSGSDDSSDTRDYDTDHKDSSAPKKRKSGNTSAEGEQSEAAAVTYAAAADSAYQLKGRSASKLPVSAPGRAALPNATPNLNIGIDLWSASQPITGIPAQGEASPGLALPRGDVVGQLQDEREIKRERRKQSNRESARRSRLRKQIDYPATQEGGCSWVEGLPHD